The following are encoded together in the Emys orbicularis isolate rEmyOrb1 chromosome 12 unlocalized genomic scaffold, rEmyOrb1.hap1 SUPER_12_unloc_2, whole genome shotgun sequence genome:
- the HNRNPC gene encoding heterogeneous nuclear ribonucleoproteins C1/C2 isoform X1 → MASNVTNKTDPRSMNSRVFIGNLNTLVVKKSDVEAIFSKYGKIVGCSVHKGFAFVQYVNERNARAAVAGEDGRMIAGQVLDINLAAEPKVNRGKAGVKRSAAEMYGSVAAPPSPSPLVRSSFDLDYDFQRDYYDRMYSYPARVPPPPPIARAVVPSKRQRVSGNTSRRGKSGFNSKSGQRGSSSKSGKLKGDDIQTIKKELTQIKQKVDSLLESLEKIEKDQSKQTEMKNEKSEEEQSSSSMKKEESNVKMESEAGADDSAEEGDLLDDDDNEDRGDDQLESIKGDEKEAEEGEDDRDSANGEDDS, encoded by the exons ATGGCCAGCAACGTCACCAACAAGACAGACCCGCGCTCCATGAACTCGCGCGTATTCATCGGGAATCTCAACACGCTGGTGGTGAAGAAGTCTGACGTGGAGGCTATCTTCTCCAAGTACGGCAAAATTGTGGGCTGCTCTGTGCACAAGGGCTTTGCCTTCGTGCAGTACGTCAACGAGCGGAATGCCCGCGCTGCTGTGGCTGGGGAGGATGGCCGGATGATCGCAGGCCAGGTTCTAG ATATCAACCTGGCGGCTGAGCCGAAGGTGAACCGGGGCAAGGCAGGCGTGAAGCGGTCGGCAGCAGAGATGTACGGGTCAGTAGCTGCACCACCTTCTCCGTCCCCTCTAGTCAG GTCCTCCTTTGACCTGGACTATGATTTCCAGCGGGATTACTATGACAG GATGTACAGCTACCCAGCACGtgtgcccccacctccccccatcgCCCGGGCTGTGGTGCCCTCCAAACGCCAGCGTGTCTCTGGCAACACCTCCCGCCGAGGCAAGAGTGGCTTTAATTCCAAGAGTGGTCAGCGAGGATCATCCTCCAAGTCTGGTAAAT TGAAAGGTGATGACATCCAGACCATTAAGAAGGAGCTGACCCAGATCAAACAGAAAGTGGATTCGCTGCTGGAGAGCCTGGAAAAGATCGAGAAGGATCAAAGTAAACAAACGG AGATGAAGAACGAGAAGTCtgaggaggagcagagcagcagctccaTGAAGAAGGAGGAGAGCAACGTGAAGATGGAGTCTGAGGCTGGGGCAGATGACTCTGCTGAGGAGGGGGACCTGCTGGACGATGATGATAATGAGGATCGAGGGGATGACCAG ctggAATCCATCAAGGGTGACGAGAAGGAGGCGGAGGAAGGAGAGGACGACAGAGACAGTGCCAATGGTGAAGATGATTCCTAA
- the HNRNPC gene encoding heterogeneous nuclear ribonucleoproteins C1/C2 isoform X3, translating into MASNVTNKTDPRSMNSRVFIGNLNTLVVKKSDVEAIFSKYGKIVGCSVHKGFAFVQYVNERNARAAVAGEDGRMIAGQVLDINLAAEPKVNRGKAGVKRSAAEMYGSSFDLDYDFQRDYYDRMYSYPARVPPPPPIARAVVPSKRQRVSGNTSRRGKSGFNSKSGQRGSSSKSGKLKGDDIQTIKKELTQIKQKVDSLLESLEKIEKDQSKQTEMKNEKSEEEQSSSSMKKEESNVKMESEAGADDSAEEGDLLDDDDNEDRGDDQLESIKGDEKEAEEGEDDRDSANGEDDS; encoded by the exons ATGGCCAGCAACGTCACCAACAAGACAGACCCGCGCTCCATGAACTCGCGCGTATTCATCGGGAATCTCAACACGCTGGTGGTGAAGAAGTCTGACGTGGAGGCTATCTTCTCCAAGTACGGCAAAATTGTGGGCTGCTCTGTGCACAAGGGCTTTGCCTTCGTGCAGTACGTCAACGAGCGGAATGCCCGCGCTGCTGTGGCTGGGGAGGATGGCCGGATGATCGCAGGCCAGGTTCTAG ATATCAACCTGGCGGCTGAGCCGAAGGTGAACCGGGGCAAGGCAGGCGTGAAGCGGTCGGCAGCAGAGATGTACGG GTCCTCCTTTGACCTGGACTATGATTTCCAGCGGGATTACTATGACAG GATGTACAGCTACCCAGCACGtgtgcccccacctccccccatcgCCCGGGCTGTGGTGCCCTCCAAACGCCAGCGTGTCTCTGGCAACACCTCCCGCCGAGGCAAGAGTGGCTTTAATTCCAAGAGTGGTCAGCGAGGATCATCCTCCAAGTCTGGTAAAT TGAAAGGTGATGACATCCAGACCATTAAGAAGGAGCTGACCCAGATCAAACAGAAAGTGGATTCGCTGCTGGAGAGCCTGGAAAAGATCGAGAAGGATCAAAGTAAACAAACGG AGATGAAGAACGAGAAGTCtgaggaggagcagagcagcagctccaTGAAGAAGGAGGAGAGCAACGTGAAGATGGAGTCTGAGGCTGGGGCAGATGACTCTGCTGAGGAGGGGGACCTGCTGGACGATGATGATAATGAGGATCGAGGGGATGACCAG ctggAATCCATCAAGGGTGACGAGAAGGAGGCGGAGGAAGGAGAGGACGACAGAGACAGTGCCAATGGTGAAGATGATTCCTAA
- the HNRNPC gene encoding heterogeneous nuclear ribonucleoproteins C1/C2 isoform X2 → MASNVTNKTDPRSMNSRVFIGNLNTLVVKKSDVEAIFSKYGKIVGCSVHKGFAFVQYVNERNARAAVAGEDGRMIAGQVLDINLAAEPKVNRGKAGVKRSAAEMYGSVAAPPSPSPLVRSSFDLDYDFQRDYYDRMYSYPARVPPPPPIARAVVPSKRQRVSGNTSRRGKSGFNSKSGQRGSSSKSGKLKGDDIQTIKKELTQIKQKVDSLLESLEKIEKDQKMKNEKSEEEQSSSSMKKEESNVKMESEAGADDSAEEGDLLDDDDNEDRGDDQLESIKGDEKEAEEGEDDRDSANGEDDS, encoded by the exons ATGGCCAGCAACGTCACCAACAAGACAGACCCGCGCTCCATGAACTCGCGCGTATTCATCGGGAATCTCAACACGCTGGTGGTGAAGAAGTCTGACGTGGAGGCTATCTTCTCCAAGTACGGCAAAATTGTGGGCTGCTCTGTGCACAAGGGCTTTGCCTTCGTGCAGTACGTCAACGAGCGGAATGCCCGCGCTGCTGTGGCTGGGGAGGATGGCCGGATGATCGCAGGCCAGGTTCTAG ATATCAACCTGGCGGCTGAGCCGAAGGTGAACCGGGGCAAGGCAGGCGTGAAGCGGTCGGCAGCAGAGATGTACGGGTCAGTAGCTGCACCACCTTCTCCGTCCCCTCTAGTCAG GTCCTCCTTTGACCTGGACTATGATTTCCAGCGGGATTACTATGACAG GATGTACAGCTACCCAGCACGtgtgcccccacctccccccatcgCCCGGGCTGTGGTGCCCTCCAAACGCCAGCGTGTCTCTGGCAACACCTCCCGCCGAGGCAAGAGTGGCTTTAATTCCAAGAGTGGTCAGCGAGGATCATCCTCCAAGTCTGGTAAAT TGAAAGGTGATGACATCCAGACCATTAAGAAGGAGCTGACCCAGATCAAACAGAAAGTGGATTCGCTGCTGGAGAGCCTGGAAAAGATCGAGAAGGATCAAA AGATGAAGAACGAGAAGTCtgaggaggagcagagcagcagctccaTGAAGAAGGAGGAGAGCAACGTGAAGATGGAGTCTGAGGCTGGGGCAGATGACTCTGCTGAGGAGGGGGACCTGCTGGACGATGATGATAATGAGGATCGAGGGGATGACCAG ctggAATCCATCAAGGGTGACGAGAAGGAGGCGGAGGAAGGAGAGGACGACAGAGACAGTGCCAATGGTGAAGATGATTCCTAA